A window from Purpureocillium takamizusanense chromosome 3, complete sequence encodes these proteins:
- a CDS encoding uncharacterized protein (EggNog:ENOG503NW59~TransMembrane:1 (i244-270o)): MVSSNTAPTPPPPPPANAQSASPPASGLSTSEPTLRFPRPQGNRRLAKWISTSDPDIMRLTTTAEESGLAESTYELISSTDNESQDGNYTESMGGSVGSLDIHRPDDVHSLAGTEYTHDGESVLDDGDAQLSQPASSDRGNETQGRAGQLAAGDASMPETDDMQETDSSESDEEARSRCSLEYTQQSLGTPSILTPEASRLVDLSELQPRRRQNTITQNHVEEKPNDLFADLLEMAVHGKNYLLETVATALPGLLFAAAFAVLIPILYTPPVEQPNPEVVIMTSTITATTTSYVTTKAPSNPQPTSLAKNGMGLIPLGDGVPEDGLFGPKKPLVSLTPQPHSNILLHVAQDVKQTWLSKGCLVATASRDENDFINVVLIPVDEGILVKFPKKEAHGVVKLALKATCRPKMHKVVKVHFGKGVLEEAFEMTKNLAHDLSGLMPVAAHEAERCIEGAKRSLGVVSDAIGNNVIYVSDNVLGRLGHAFNTAQQSLGSVKTDVVTRVKGAAEEVARNLDVASQQAMEQLHKVQGVQNQLQLGLLDAQISAKMWWLKATGRKEEHAEYRRKAKDFVAMKNAAAKQPRRGRRAEAKAEATRRPWSRAMRQSDCQRGARRGRSSTHQCKMAV; encoded by the exons ATGGTG TCCTCCAATACtgccccaacgccgccgccgccgccgcccgccaacgcACAGTCAGCGAGCCCTCCAGCTTCTGGGCTTTCCACCTCCGAGCCGACTCTTCGATTCCCCCGGCCGCAGGGGAACAGGCGTCTGGCCAAGTGGATTTCCACAAGCGACCCGGACATCATGCGCCTCACtacgacggccgaggagtCCGGCTTGGCCGAGTCCACCTACGAACTCATCTCCAGCACTGACAACGAATCCCAAGATGGCAACTACACCGAGTCCATGGGCGGATCTGTCGGCTCTCTCGACATTCATCGCCCCGACGATGTCCACAGCCTTGCCGGCACTGAGTACACCCACGACGGTGAATCAGttctcgacgacggagacgccCAACTGTCCCAGCCAGCATCCTCTGACCGAGGCAACGAAACACAAGGGCGTGCCGGGCAGCTGGCAGCTGGAGACGCATCGATGCCTGAGACGGATGATATGCAAGAGACAGACAGCTCTGAgtccgacgaggaggcccgcTCGCGTTGCTCCCTCGAATATACGCAACAGAGTCTCGGTACTCCTTCCATCCTCACACCCGAGGCAAGTAGACTCGTGGATCTCTCAGAGCTtcagcctcggcggcggcagaacACCATAACGCAGAATCATGTCGAGGAGAAACCAAACGACTTGTTCGCCGATTTGCTGGAGATGGCTGTCCACGGCAAAAACTACCTGCTGGAGACGGTGGCTACGGCTCTTCCTGGTCTCCTGTTCGCAGCAGCGTTTGCTGTTCTCATTCCGATTCTATACACGCCACCCGTGGAGCAGCCCAACCCAGAAGTCGTCATCATGACCTCCACCATTACCGCGACTACGACATCCTATGTCACTACCAAAGCGCCGTCCAATCCTCAGCCGACTTCATTGGCAAAGAACGGCATGGGGCTTATACCCCTGGGTGATGGTGTACCTGAAGATGGCCTCTTTGGCCCCAAAAAGCCCCTAGTTTCTTTGACGCCCCAACCTCACAGCAACATTCTTTTGCATGTCGCACAGGACGTGAAGCAAACCTGGTTATCCAAGGGCTGTCTGGTCGCTACAGCTTCGAGAGATGAAAATGATTTCATCAATGTGGTCCTGATCCCAGTGGACGAAGGTATCCTGGTCAAATTCCCGAAAAAGGAAGCGCATGGCGTGGTCAAGCTAGCGTTGAAGGCCACATGCCGCCCCAAGATGCATAAGGTGGTTAAGGTCCACTTTGGCAAGGGTGTTCTGGAAGAAGCCTTCGAGATGACCAAGAATCTCGCCCACGATCTTTCTGGTCTTATGCCCGTGGCGGCCCATGAGGCGGAGCGCTGCATCGAGGGTGCCAAACGATCTCTTGGGGTTGTTTCCGATGCCATCGGAAACAACGTTATTTACGTCTCGGACAACGTCCTCGGTCGACTTGGCCACGCATTTAACACGGCTCAGCAATCACTCGGATCGGTCAAGACTGACGTCGTGACCCGCGTCAAGGGTGCCGCTGAGGAGGTAGCCCGGAACCTCGACGTTGCCTCGCAACAGGCGATGGAGCAGCTGCACAAGGTTCAAGGCGTGCAGAACCAACTCCAATTAGGGCTTCTTGACGCGCAAATTTCTGCGAAGATGTGGTGGCTCAAGGCCACGGGGCGGAAGGAAGAGCATGCAGAGTACAGGCGCAAGGCAAAAGACTTTGTCGCAATGAAGAACGCAGCAGCAAAGCAGCCTCGCCGGGGTAGGCGAgccgaggccaaggctgAAGCGACTCGAAGGCCATGGTCGAGGGCTATGCGGCAAAGCGACTGTCAacgaggtgctcgacgaggtAGGAGTAGCACGCACCAGTGCAAGATGGCGGTCTGA
- a CDS encoding uncharacterized protein (EggNog:ENOG503NW59~TransMembrane:1 (i242-268o)) codes for MEEQSSNTAPTPPPPPPANAQSASPPASGLSTSEPTLRFPRPQGNRRLAKWISTSDPDIMRLTTTAEESGLAESTYELISSTDNESQDGNYTESMGGSVGSLDIHRPDDVHSLAGTEYTHDGESVLDDGDAQLSQPASSDRGNETQGRAGQLAAGDASMPETDDMQETDSSESDEEARSRCSLEYTQQSLGTPSILTPEASRLVDLSELQPRRRQNTITQNHVEEKPNDLFADLLEMAVHGKNYLLETVATALPGLLFAAAFAVLIPILYTPPVEQPNPEVVIMTSTITATTTSYVTTKAPSNPQPTSLAKNGMGLIPLGDGVPEDGLFGPKKPLVSLTPQPHSNILLHVAQDVKQTWLSKGCLVATASRDENDFINVVLIPVDEGILVKFPKKEAHGVVKLALKATCRPKMHKVVKVHFGKGVLEEAFEMTKNLAHDLSGLMPVAAHEAERCIEGAKRSLGVVSDAIGNNVIYVSDNVLGRLGHAFNTAQQSLGSVKTDVVTRVKGAAEEVARNLDVASQQAMEQLHKVQGVQNQLQLGLLDAQISAKMWWLKATGRKEEHAEYRRKAKDFVAMKNAAAKQPRRGRRAEAKAEATRRPWSRAMRQSDCQRGARRGRSSTHQCKMAV; via the coding sequence ATGGAAGAGCAGTCCTCCAATACtgccccaacgccgccgccgccgccgcccgccaacgcACAGTCAGCGAGCCCTCCAGCTTCTGGGCTTTCCACCTCCGAGCCGACTCTTCGATTCCCCCGGCCGCAGGGGAACAGGCGTCTGGCCAAGTGGATTTCCACAAGCGACCCGGACATCATGCGCCTCACtacgacggccgaggagtCCGGCTTGGCCGAGTCCACCTACGAACTCATCTCCAGCACTGACAACGAATCCCAAGATGGCAACTACACCGAGTCCATGGGCGGATCTGTCGGCTCTCTCGACATTCATCGCCCCGACGATGTCCACAGCCTTGCCGGCACTGAGTACACCCACGACGGTGAATCAGttctcgacgacggagacgccCAACTGTCCCAGCCAGCATCCTCTGACCGAGGCAACGAAACACAAGGGCGTGCCGGGCAGCTGGCAGCTGGAGACGCATCGATGCCTGAGACGGATGATATGCAAGAGACAGACAGCTCTGAgtccgacgaggaggcccgcTCGCGTTGCTCCCTCGAATATACGCAACAGAGTCTCGGTACTCCTTCCATCCTCACACCCGAGGCAAGTAGACTCGTGGATCTCTCAGAGCTtcagcctcggcggcggcagaacACCATAACGCAGAATCATGTCGAGGAGAAACCAAACGACTTGTTCGCCGATTTGCTGGAGATGGCTGTCCACGGCAAAAACTACCTGCTGGAGACGGTGGCTACGGCTCTTCCTGGTCTCCTGTTCGCAGCAGCGTTTGCTGTTCTCATTCCGATTCTATACACGCCACCCGTGGAGCAGCCCAACCCAGAAGTCGTCATCATGACCTCCACCATTACCGCGACTACGACATCCTATGTCACTACCAAAGCGCCGTCCAATCCTCAGCCGACTTCATTGGCAAAGAACGGCATGGGGCTTATACCCCTGGGTGATGGTGTACCTGAAGATGGCCTCTTTGGCCCCAAAAAGCCCCTAGTTTCTTTGACGCCCCAACCTCACAGCAACATTCTTTTGCATGTCGCACAGGACGTGAAGCAAACCTGGTTATCCAAGGGCTGTCTGGTCGCTACAGCTTCGAGAGATGAAAATGATTTCATCAATGTGGTCCTGATCCCAGTGGACGAAGGTATCCTGGTCAAATTCCCGAAAAAGGAAGCGCATGGCGTGGTCAAGCTAGCGTTGAAGGCCACATGCCGCCCCAAGATGCATAAGGTGGTTAAGGTCCACTTTGGCAAGGGTGTTCTGGAAGAAGCCTTCGAGATGACCAAGAATCTCGCCCACGATCTTTCTGGTCTTATGCCCGTGGCGGCCCATGAGGCGGAGCGCTGCATCGAGGGTGCCAAACGATCTCTTGGGGTTGTTTCCGATGCCATCGGAAACAACGTTATTTACGTCTCGGACAACGTCCTCGGTCGACTTGGCCACGCATTTAACACGGCTCAGCAATCACTCGGATCGGTCAAGACTGACGTCGTGACCCGCGTCAAGGGTGCCGCTGAGGAGGTAGCCCGGAACCTCGACGTTGCCTCGCAACAGGCGATGGAGCAGCTGCACAAGGTTCAAGGCGTGCAGAACCAACTCCAATTAGGGCTTCTTGACGCGCAAATTTCTGCGAAGATGTGGTGGCTCAAGGCCACGGGGCGGAAGGAAGAGCATGCAGAGTACAGGCGCAAGGCAAAAGACTTTGTCGCAATGAAGAACGCAGCAGCAAAGCAGCCTCGCCGGGGTAGGCGAgccgaggccaaggctgAAGCGACTCGAAGGCCATGGTCGAGGGCTATGCGGCAAAGCGACTGTCAacgaggtgctcgacgaggtAGGAGTAGCACGCACCAGTGCAAGATGGCGGTCTGA
- the sbp1_2 gene encoding Ran GTPase binding protein Sbp1 (BUSCO:EOG09264XT5~COG:U~EggNog:ENOG503NYZB), with the protein MSATDNTDPKVEEPKVEEPKVDEAKPAEKTEASTDDSKPVTSSAVFSMFGGGAKKEKKEDEERGDVSGSAKAQREAAEAAKGDDAEDAPESEDVHFEPVIKLTEKVETKTNEELEEQEFKMRAKLFKFVKESSEWKERGTGDVRLLKHKENGKTRLVMRRDKTLKVCANHYIVPEMKLSPNVGSDRSWVWNAAADVSEGEPEAVTLAIRFANSENANLFKDAFLKAQKENEAIFKKATEEAPAA; encoded by the exons ATGTCTGCCACCGATAACACCGAtcccaaggtcgaggagcctaaggtcgaggagcccaaggttgacgaggccaagcCGGCCGAGAAGACTGAG GCTTCCACCGATGACTCCAAGCCCgtgacctcgtcggccgtcttctcgatgttcggcggcggcgccaagaaggagaagaaggaggatgaggagcgAGGCGATGTGTCTGGCAGCGCCAAGGcgcagcgcgaggcggccgaggcggccaagggcgacgatgccgaggacgctCCCGAGAGCGAGGACGTGCACTTCGAGCCTGTCATCAAGCTGACCGAGAAAGTGGAGACCAAAACcaacgaggagctcgaggagcaggagtTCAAGATGCGCGCCAAGCTGTTCAAGTTCGTCAAGGAGAGCAGCGAGTGGAAGGAGCGTGGAACCGGCGACGTCCGCCTCCTGAAGCACAAGGAGAACGGCAAGACGAGACTGGTCATGCGCCGCGACAAGACGCTCAAGGTCTGCGCCAACCACTACA TCGTCCCCGAGATGAAGCTGTCCCCCAATGTCGGTTCTGACCGAAGCTGGGTGtggaacgccgccgccgatgtgagcgagggcgagcccgaggccgttACGCTGGCCATTCGATTCGCAAACTCTGAGA ACGCCAACCTCTTCAAGGATGCGTTCCTGAAGGCTCAGAAGGAGAACGAGGCCATATTCAAGAAGGCGACCGAGGAGGCCCCGGCCGCTTAA
- the sbp1_2 gene encoding Ran GTPase binding protein Sbp1, variant 3 (COG:U~EggNog:ENOG503NYZB) — MSATDNTDPKVEEPKVEEPKVDEAKPAEKTEASTDDSKPVTSSAVFSMFGGGAKKEKKEDEERGDVSGSAKAQREAAEAAKGDDAEDAPESEDVHFEPVIKLTEKVETKTNEELEEQEFKMRAKLFKFVKESSEWKERGTGDVRLLKHKENGKTRLVMRRDKTLKVCANHYSRFPRKDPLAAAGTRDLADARMQSSPR; from the exons ATGTCTGCCACCGATAACACCGAtcccaaggtcgaggagcctaaggtcgaggagcccaaggttgacgaggccaagcCGGCCGAGAAGACTGAG GCTTCCACCGATGACTCCAAGCCCgtgacctcgtcggccgtcttctcgatgttcggcggcggcgccaagaaggagaagaaggaggatgaggagcgAGGCGATGTGTCTGGCAGCGCCAAGGcgcagcgcgaggcggccgaggcggccaagggcgacgatgccgaggacgctCCCGAGAGCGAGGACGTGCACTTCGAGCCTGTCATCAAGCTGACCGAGAAAGTGGAGACCAAAACcaacgaggagctcgaggagcaggagtTCAAGATGCGCGCCAAGCTGTTCAAGTTCGTCAAGGAGAGCAGCGAGTGGAAGGAGCGTGGAACCGGCGACGTCCGCCTCCTGAAGCACAAGGAGAACGGCAAGACGAGACTGGTCATGCGCCGCGACAAGACGCTCAAGGTCTGCGCCAACCACTACAGTAGGTTTCCGCGCAAAGAtccgctcgccgccgccggaaccCGTGACCTCGCTGACGCGAGAATGCAGTCGTCCCCGAGATGA
- the sbp1_2 gene encoding Ran GTPase binding protein Sbp1, variant 4 (BUSCO:EOG09264XT5~COG:U~EggNog:ENOG503NYZB): protein MSATDNTDPKVEEPKVEEPKVDEAKPAEKTEASTDDSKPVTSSAVFSMFGGGAKKEKKEDEERGDVSGSAKAQREAAEAAKGDDAEDAPESEDVHFEPVIKLTEKVETKTNEELEEQEFKMRAKLFKFVKESSEWKERGTGDVRLLKHKENGKTRLVMRRDKTLKVCANHYIVPEMKLSPNVGSDRSWVWNAAADVSEGEPEAVTLAIRFANSESRSRALF, encoded by the exons ATGTCTGCCACCGATAACACCGAtcccaaggtcgaggagcctaaggtcgaggagcccaaggttgacgaggccaagcCGGCCGAGAAGACTGAG GCTTCCACCGATGACTCCAAGCCCgtgacctcgtcggccgtcttctcgatgttcggcggcggcgccaagaaggagaagaaggaggatgaggagcgAGGCGATGTGTCTGGCAGCGCCAAGGcgcagcgcgaggcggccgaggcggccaagggcgacgatgccgaggacgctCCCGAGAGCGAGGACGTGCACTTCGAGCCTGTCATCAAGCTGACCGAGAAAGTGGAGACCAAAACcaacgaggagctcgaggagcaggagtTCAAGATGCGCGCCAAGCTGTTCAAGTTCGTCAAGGAGAGCAGCGAGTGGAAGGAGCGTGGAACCGGCGACGTCCGCCTCCTGAAGCACAAGGAGAACGGCAAGACGAGACTGGTCATGCGCCGCGACAAGACGCTCAAGGTCTGCGCCAACCACTACA TCGTCCCCGAGATGAAGCTGTCCCCCAATGTCGGTTCTGACCGAAGCTGGGTGtggaacgccgccgccgatgtgagcgagggcgagcccgaggccgttACGCTGGCCATTCGATTCGCAAACTCTGAGAGTAGGTCGCGAGCACTCTTTTGA
- the sbp1_2 gene encoding Ran GTPase binding protein Sbp1, variant 2 (BUSCO:EOG09264XT5~COG:U~EggNog:ENOG503NYZB) produces the protein MFGGGAKKEKKEDEERGDVSGSAKAQREAAEAAKGDDAEDAPESEDVHFEPVIKLTEKVETKTNEELEEQEFKMRAKLFKFVKESSEWKERGTGDVRLLKHKENGKTRLVMRRDKTLKVCANHYIVPEMKLSPNVGSDRSWVWNAAADVSEGEPEAVTLAIRFANSENANLFKDAFLKAQKENEAIFKKATEEAPAA, from the exons atgttcggcggcggcgccaagaaggagaagaaggaggatgaggagcgAGGCGATGTGTCTGGCAGCGCCAAGGcgcagcgcgaggcggccgaggcggccaagggcgacgatgccgaggacgctCCCGAGAGCGAGGACGTGCACTTCGAGCCTGTCATCAAGCTGACCGAGAAAGTGGAGACCAAAACcaacgaggagctcgaggagcaggagtTCAAGATGCGCGCCAAGCTGTTCAAGTTCGTCAAGGAGAGCAGCGAGTGGAAGGAGCGTGGAACCGGCGACGTCCGCCTCCTGAAGCACAAGGAGAACGGCAAGACGAGACTGGTCATGCGCCGCGACAAGACGCTCAAGGTCTGCGCCAACCACTACA TCGTCCCCGAGATGAAGCTGTCCCCCAATGTCGGTTCTGACCGAAGCTGGGTGtggaacgccgccgccgatgtgagcgagggcgagcccgaggccgttACGCTGGCCATTCGATTCGCAAACTCTGAGA ACGCCAACCTCTTCAAGGATGCGTTCCTGAAGGCTCAGAAGGAGAACGAGGCCATATTCAAGAAGGCGACCGAGGAGGCCCCGGCCGCTTAA
- the tfg3 gene encoding transcription factor TFIIF complex subunit Tfg3 (COG:K~EggNog:ENOG503NYN4), which produces MSPVTRAKRIILHVSSGSDVRVQRKVKVVTDQSVIDKPSPVAEFPMREWSIKLHLLDEDGNERPADVFTKVVYNLHPTFENPHQTFNKPPFVCSNEGWGEFEISIDCYTTEKTKLAPIIHDLNFQQEHYEAVHTVTFKNPSQALQERLRETGPLPNDEDRPKKKGVAAKKGAQKYDCEKIAEALQKLDDEEDLLRVIQLINENKSAETYIKSDVEVDNLVEAGEFSIDLYTMPDVLCTKLWEHLSKKNLIS; this is translated from the exons ATgtcgcccgtgacgaggGCCAAGAGGATTATCCTGCACGTTTCCAGCGGTTCTGACGTTCGGGTACAGAGAAAGGTCAAGGTCGTCACCGACCAGAGCGTCAT CGACAAGCCCTCACCCGTGGCCGAGTTTCCCATGAGAGAATGGAGCATAAAGCTGCACttgctggacgaggacggtaACGAGCGGCCGGCGGATGTCTTCACCAAGGTCGTCTACAACCTGCATCCCACGTTCGAAAATCCTCATCAGA CCTTCAACAAGCCTCCGTTTGTCTGCTCCAACGAGGGCTGGGGAGAATTTGAAATCTCGATTGACTGCTACACGACTGAGAAGACGAAGCTCGCGCCTATCATTCACGACCTCAACTTCCAGCAGGAGCACTACGAGGCGGTGCACACCGTCACCTTCAAGAACCCCTCGCAGGCACTACAGGAGCGGCTGCGCGAGACGGGCCCCTTGcccaacgacgaggaccgccccaagaagaagggcgtGGCCGCTAAGAAGGGCGCCCAAAAATACGACTGCGAGAAGATTGCCGAGGCCCTGcagaagctcgacgacgaggaggacctcCTGCGTGTGATCCAGCTCATCAACGAGAACAAGAGCGCGGAGACGTACATCAAGAGCGATGTCGAGG TGGACAATCTCGTTGAAGCCGGCGAATTCTCAATCGACCTGTACACGATGCCCGACGTTCTCTGTACAAAACTCTGGGAGCACCTT TCCAAGAAGAACCTGATTAGCTAG
- the ARO80 gene encoding zinc finger transcriptional activator (COG:S~EggNog:ENOG503NZS1) gives MAQSQYGTAQSSPSISANTPAAARPRSNDQSLPPRSQSQQRDAEADASAQQNAQHKRVYQACIPCRRRKVRCDLGSVDNPHDPPCVRCRRESKECYFSATRRKRKTDDGEGSDVDEYIIRNGRKRLHAAASPPPRLDRRFYSDVPLTPGGSHGRSQPLRRPDGSRARDRRNGDFDGEGDANQQLENLEAQTVMRREMYGPHDALDLLYKAATDRFVVELSSRPSDKANDTSPAANHRREGSTASGTTVPPPQPTPQETAAREPPRPTSMSIKLEHQQQLHQQQAVRQPIDPDLAQQPGIRSNPGYLSALRAWSRFRFVRAGWFTSQEAIEYIDYYYKYLSPMTPISPPTFSDPSSHITLLTEEPILTVTLLTIASRYRQMPGTGGHCRSHAIPDQLWNYLRGMIERCLWGQEAFGGGFCGSGGSSALIMEETDTSSTAPWRGMRKGSLRTLGTIESLLILTEWHPRALHFPPQEATDELMLPDYDATPMVGVDPTRNVGAGFGGKRIESWLEPAWRSDRMCWMLLSTAMGLAYELGVFDDIDEMLKDDAITRPEFQDEGYRTRANRIKRLLLIYTSQLAGRLGWTSMTPEHLRKADPAVARRRTMSSDGATPSSSSLANGFNYVPDLELDDQIIHCWAGISNAMHLGNEKLFRSRKHTTEIIQTGKYVELLREFAPMLRDWYREFELFRLPQFIRHILTIEYEYVRIYVNSLSLQAVVERCTNNAGNTAAANGDGQTTNQQLSPQTMINYGKLPLGQLGGFTVNDQEYVREVVDGCRNLLRTVVDGLLPGGYLKHAPVRTYFRIISGAMFLLKTFALGAPRSDVKLSIDLMDATVEALRNCVVDDVHLGIRFADLLETLTSRLRNRFIQAPTMQQSSGRGQSPQPEGAGAAGPNGDSTANWVGGHAQRLREGLNGQYRAGSPTAEGNNISATPFDLSTGNFPYPGNTSIGPSTPATHVDSHHAPGAGLDMHLFEEWNNPGNEMWYLPPGPAFFQNMENSSVAMTAEGVNVGGLDLLEYMAMDPVQFSGIGEGPGSANGANGANNNGGGSGSGAA, from the exons atggcccaaTCTCAGTACGGCACCGCGCAGTCCAGCCCGAGCATCTCGGCaaacacgcccgccgccgcgcgtccGCGCTCCAACGACCAGTCCCTGCCTCCGCGCTCCCAgtcgcagcagcgcgacgcagaggccgacgccagcgcaCAGCAAAACGCCCAGCATAAGCGCGTCTACCAGGCCTGCAtcccctgccgccgtcgaaAGGTCCGATGCGAcctcggcagcgtcgacaaCCCCCACGACCCGCCCTgcgtccgctgccgccgcgagagCAAGGAGTGCTACTTCAGCGCCACCCGTCGCAAGCGCAAGACGGACGACGGTGAGggcagcgacgtcgacgagtACATCATCCGCAATGGCCGCAAGAggctgcacgccgccgcctcgccgccgcctcgtctcgACCGACGCTTCTACAGCGACGTGCCCTTGACCCCCGGCGGCTCCCACGGCCGGAGCCAacccctgcgccgccccgaTGGCTCTCGCGCCCGGGACCGGAGGAATGGCGATTTTGATGGTGAAGGTGACGCAAACCAGCAGCTCGAGAACCTCGAAGCCCAGACGGTGATGCGTCGCGAGATGTACGGGCCccatgacgccctcgacctcctcTACAAGGCAGCAACGGACAGGTTTGTTGTCGAGTTGTCCTCCAGGCCCTCAGACAAAGCTAACGATACCAGCCCGGCTGCTAACCACAGGAGAGAGGGGAGCACCGCCTCGGGCACGACGGTGCCCCCGCCCCAGCCCACGCCGCAAGAGACTGCTGCCCGGGAACCCCCGCGACCAACCTCCATGTCCATCAAGCTcgagcatcagcagcagctgcaccagcagcaggctgtcCGGCAACCCATCGACCCCGacctggcgcagcagcccggcaTACGGAGTAACCCTGGCTACCTCAGTGCTCTGAGGGCCTGGAGTCGCTTCCGCTTTGTCCGTGCCGGCTGGTTCACGTCGCAAGAGGCCATAGAGTATATCGACTA CTATTACAAGTACCTCTCGCCGATGACCCCCATATCGCCCCCGACCTTCAGCGATCCATCCTCGCATATAACGCTCTTGACGGAGGAGCCAATTCTTACCGTGACTCTGCTCACCATTGCCTCGCGATATCGCCAGATGCCGGGCACCGGCGGGCACTGCCGATCGCACGCCATACCTGACCAACTGTGGAATTACCTGAGGGGCATGATCGAACGTTGTCTCTGGGGCCAGGAGGCCTTTGGCGGTGGTTTCTGTGGCTCTGGTGGCTCTTCCGCGCTCATCATGGAAGAGACGGACACGAGCAGCACGGCCCCCTGGCGCGGCATGCGCAAGGGAAGCCTGAGAACCCTCGGCACCATCGAATCACTCTTGATCCTCACCGAGTGGCACCCGCGGGCGCTGCACTTCCCTCCCCAAGAGGCCACCGACGAGCTGATGCTCCCCGACTACGATGCGACACCCATGGTGGGCGTCGATCCCACGAGGAATGTTGGAGCCGGATTCGGCGGGAAGCGAATCGAAAGTTGGTTGGAGCCCGCGTGGAGGAGCGACCGCATGTGCTGGATGCTTCTCAGCACGGCAATGGGGTTGGCGTACGAACTTGGAGTCTTCGATGACATCGACGAGATGCTCAAAGACGATGCCATAACTCGTCCGGAATTCCAGGACGAGGGCTACAGAACGAGAGCGAACCGGATCAAGCGGTTGCTTCTCATCTACACGTcccagctggctggccgcctcggctggACAAGCATGACCCCCGAGCACCTGCGCAAGGCCGATCCCgccgtggcgaggaggcgtaCAATGTCGAGCGACGGAGccacgcccagctcctcgtccctcgCAAACGGCTTCAACTATGTTCCCGACCTTGAGCTCGATGATCAGATCATCCACTGCTGGGCAGGCATCAGCAACGCCATGCATCTCGGAAACGAGAAGCTGTTCCGCTCACGGAAGCATACTACAGAAATCATCCAGACCGGCAAGTACGTCGAGTTGCTGCGAGAATTCGCGCCCATGCTCCGAGACTGGTACCGCGAGTTTGAACTCTTTCGCCTGCCTCAGTTCATCAGGCACATCCTGACCATCGAATATGAATACGTGCGCATCTACGTCAACTCTCTATCGCTGCAGGCTGTTGTCGAGCGATGCACCAACAATGCCGGCAATACCGCCGCAgccaacggcgacgggcagACGACCAACCAACAGCTGTCGCCGCAAACCATGATCAACTACGGCAAGCTGCcgctcggccagctgggcGGCTTCACCGTGAATGATCAAGAATACGTTCgcgaggtggtggacggATGCAGGAACCTGCTTcgcaccgtcgtcgacggcctgcttCCGGGAGGATACCTTAAGCACGCCCCCGTGCGGACATACTTTCGCATCATCAGCGGCGCCATGTTCCTTCTTAAGACGTTTGCGCTGGGCGCCCCGCGCTCCGACGTCAAGTTGAGCATCGATCTCATGGACGCAACCGTAGAGGCCCTCCGTAATTGTGTGGTGGACGACGTCCACCTCGGCATCCGTTTCGCGGACCTCCTTGAGACGCTCACGAGTAGGCTGAGGAACCGCTTCATTCAGGCCCCGACCATGCAGCAATCCTCGGGCAGGGGCCAAAGCCCTCAGCCCGAgggtgccggtgccgcaGGGCCGAATGGGGACAGCACCGCCAACTGGGTTGGCGGGCATGCTCAACGGCTGCGGGAGGGCCTTAACGGGCAAT ATCGCGCTGGGTCTCCTACTGCCGAGGGAAACAACATCTCGGCCACGCCATTCGATCTGTCGACGGGCAACTTCCCGTACCCGGGCAATACCTCGATTGgtccctcgacgccggcgactcATGTCGACAGCCACCATGCGCCCGGCGCTGGCTTGGACATGCATCTGTTCGAGGAATGGAACAACCCAGGCAACGAGATGTGGTACCTGCCCCCTGGCCCAGCTTTCTTCCAGAACATGGAGAACAGTTCCGTTGCCATGACagccgagggcgtcaacgTTGGCGGGCTAGACCTGCTCGAGTACATGGCCATGGACCCGGTGCAGTTCTCGGGCATCGGAGAGGGCCCCGGGTCCGCAAatggcgccaacggcgccaacaacaacggcggtggcagcggcagcggcgctgCTTGA